Proteins from a single region of Caloramator sp. E03:
- the prdA gene encoding D-proline reductase (dithiol) proprotein PrdA → MSMSAEHAQELKNEVAVVCCRTDAGTIISAENLEDPAVFPDLVDSGLLTIPENTLKIGQVLGAKLIKTIDSLTPLTPDLLEGVKEIEGEVKSESMTAELADGDAKAVLKYNKVAGEVIKAEDLENPMHFEKLQDSLLLNLDSKVLTRKEVIGAKLKVDAPALTPITASMLEGFEEVENTQPVETSAPAVSFGGTLKIKIAEGKGIDIEIPMPVAGATTYTKAPVAALSPKTEAKPAEKVVEVAKQEVKLEDKVVRKLVKKHFKIDKVEFGPQTKIEGTTLYIREDICKDALNVDHLVKDIKIDIITPDKYNTYSETIMDVQPIATKEGDSKLGSGVTRVLDGVIVMVTGTDENGVQIGEFGSSEGILEENIMWGRPGAPDKGEIFIKTQVTIAAGTNMERPGPLAAHKATDVITQEIREALKKLDESLVVETEELVQYRRPGKKKVVIVKEIMGQGAMHDNLILPVEPVGVLGGKPNVDLGNVPVVLSPLEVLDGGIHALTCIGPASKECSRHYWREPLVIEAMNDPEIDLCGVVFVGSPQINAEKFYVSERLGMLVETMDVDGAVVTTEGFGNNHIDFASHIEQIGMRGIPVVGMSFCAVQGALVVGNKYMKYMVDNNKSEAGIENEVLSCNTLCKEDAIRAMAMLKSAMAGEEVKAAERKWNPNVKESNLEAIEKTMNIKIDRVENETSIPMSQKRLEKYSTK, encoded by the coding sequence ATGTCAATGAGTGCTGAACACGCACAGGAGCTAAAAAATGAAGTTGCTGTTGTGTGCTGTAGGACAGATGCAGGAACAATAATATCAGCAGAGAATCTGGAAGATCCAGCAGTTTTTCCAGATCTTGTTGATTCAGGTCTTTTAACTATACCTGAAAACACTTTAAAAATAGGTCAGGTATTAGGAGCAAAACTTATAAAGACTATTGATTCTTTAACACCACTTACTCCAGACTTACTTGAAGGAGTAAAGGAAATTGAAGGTGAAGTTAAATCAGAAAGCATGACTGCAGAGCTTGCTGATGGTGACGCAAAGGCTGTTTTAAAATATAACAAAGTCGCAGGAGAAGTAATTAAAGCTGAAGACTTAGAAAATCCAATGCATTTTGAAAAACTTCAAGATTCACTTCTTTTAAATTTAGATTCAAAAGTTTTAACAAGAAAAGAGGTTATAGGAGCTAAATTAAAAGTTGATGCACCAGCATTAACACCTATAACTGCTTCAATGCTTGAAGGATTTGAAGAAGTTGAAAATACTCAGCCAGTTGAAACTTCTGCACCAGCTGTTTCCTTTGGAGGAACATTAAAGATTAAGATTGCAGAAGGAAAAGGTATTGACATTGAAATACCAATGCCAGTTGCAGGTGCTACTACTTATACTAAGGCTCCAGTTGCAGCCTTATCACCTAAAACAGAAGCTAAGCCAGCTGAAAAAGTAGTAGAAGTAGCGAAGCAGGAAGTTAAGCTTGAAGATAAAGTAGTAAGAAAGCTTGTAAAGAAACACTTTAAAATTGATAAGGTAGAGTTTGGACCACAAACAAAGATAGAAGGAACAACTCTTTATATAAGAGAAGATATATGTAAAGATGCATTAAATGTTGATCATCTTGTAAAAGACATTAAGATAGATATAATAACTCCAGATAAATACAACACTTATAGTGAAACTATAATGGATGTACAGCCGATTGCTACAAAAGAAGGAGATAGCAAGCTTGGAAGTGGAGTTACAAGAGTATTAGACGGTGTAATAGTAATGGTTACTGGTACTGATGAAAATGGAGTTCAAATTGGAGAATTTGGTTCATCAGAAGGTATTCTTGAAGAGAATATCATGTGGGGAAGACCAGGAGCACCAGATAAGGGAGAAATATTTATAAAGACTCAAGTTACAATTGCAGCTGGAACTAACATGGAAAGACCAGGTCCTCTTGCAGCTCACAAAGCTACAGATGTTATAACTCAAGAAATAAGAGAAGCATTAAAGAAGCTTGATGAAAGCCTTGTAGTTGAAACAGAAGAATTAGTTCAATACAGAAGACCAGGCAAGAAGAAGGTTGTAATTGTTAAAGAAATAATGGGTCAGGGAGCAATGCATGACAACTTGATTCTTCCAGTTGAGCCAGTAGGTGTTCTTGGAGGAAAGCCAAACGTTGACCTTGGTAACGTTCCAGTTGTATTATCACCACTTGAAGTTCTTGATGGAGGTATTCATGCATTAACATGTATAGGACCAGCATCAAAAGAATGTTCAAGACATTATTGGAGAGAACCTCTTGTAATTGAAGCTATGAACGATCCAGAAATTGACCTATGTGGAGTAGTATTTGTTGGAAGTCCACAAATAAACGCTGAAAAGTTCTATGTATCAGAAAGACTTGGAATGCTTGTTGAAACAATGGATGTTGATGGTGCAGTTGTTACAACAGAAGGTTTTGGAAACAACCATATTGACTTTGCAAGCCATATTGAACAGATAGGAATGAGAGGCATTCCAGTAGTTGGTATGTCATTCTGTGCAGTACAGGGTGCCCTTGTTGTAGGAAACAAATATATGAAATATATGGTTGATAATAATAAGTCAGAAGCTGGAATTGAAAATGAAGTTTTATCCTGCAATACTCTTTGCAAAGAAGATGCTATAAGAGCAATGGCAATGTTAAAGTCTGCAATGGCAGGTGAAGAAGTAAAGGCTGCTGAGAGAAAGTGGAATCCAAATGTTAAGGAAAGCAACCTTGAAGCTATTGAGAAGACTATGAATATAAAAATAGACAGAGTAGAAAATGAAACTTCAATACCAATGAGCCAAAAGAGGCTTGAAAAATATTCAACAAAATAA
- the prdR gene encoding sigma-54 dependent transcriptional regulator PrdR, producing the protein MITDIFFKVKDIMNTDFIKVMQNETINDAMNKMIEHFKDEVVVFDEKGNLLGIFTRSDLSKIKRLGIDFNSALEKYIKRDVITINPNFSVKEARDLMIKNNIGRLPVVENNKVIGILTSNNIRDTFYIKMNELFDFLNNIIENIHEAICIADNMGYVIYWNKSAEMLYNVKAEEIIGKHIKDFFPNAMILKVLKEGKPIENMKHEPIKGKSVILSAIPIFNSKQEIIGCVTTDRDITEVVNLSKQLENAKEKVEFLESAYKKEIANKYSFTNIYGKNKKIIDAIALAQKVAQTSASILITGESGTGKEVFAKAIHEASGRSGNFVAVNCSAIPEQLLESELFGYVEGAFTGAAKKGKMGKFELANNGTLFLDEIGDMPFEMQAKLLRVLQDGIIYRLGSEKAIPTNTRIIAATNKDLKKLIKENKFRDDLFYRLAVVQIELPPLRERREDIKDLVNIFINDMAEKERIKIYKVDEEVYDILERYSWEGNIRELKNVIQRMVILSNDGNINLSCIPEYIFNSGIQNVDTYENEYDLQKIVEKVEKETIRKILKMTNGNKQKAAKILNIKRTTLYYKLNQYGLN; encoded by the coding sequence ATGATTACAGATATTTTTTTTAAGGTAAAAGATATAATGAATACTGATTTTATAAAAGTAATGCAAAATGAAACAATTAACGATGCAATGAATAAGATGATAGAGCATTTTAAAGATGAAGTTGTTGTATTTGATGAAAAAGGAAACCTTTTAGGGATATTTACAAGATCTGATCTGTCTAAAATAAAAAGATTAGGAATAGATTTTAATAGTGCATTAGAGAAATATATAAAAAGAGATGTTATAACGATAAATCCAAATTTCTCAGTAAAAGAAGCAAGAGATTTAATGATAAAGAATAATATAGGCAGGCTTCCCGTAGTTGAAAATAATAAAGTCATTGGAATTTTAACAAGTAATAACATAAGAGATACATTCTATATTAAGATGAATGAACTTTTTGATTTTCTAAATAATATAATAGAAAATATTCATGAAGCAATATGTATAGCTGATAATATGGGTTATGTTATATATTGGAATAAAAGCGCTGAGATGCTCTATAATGTTAAGGCTGAAGAAATAATAGGGAAACATATTAAAGATTTTTTTCCAAATGCAATGATTTTAAAAGTATTAAAAGAAGGAAAACCAATAGAAAACATGAAACATGAACCTATAAAAGGGAAAAGTGTAATTTTAAGTGCTATACCTATTTTCAACTCAAAGCAAGAAATCATAGGATGTGTTACAACGGATAGAGATATTACTGAGGTTGTTAACCTTTCAAAACAACTTGAAAATGCAAAGGAAAAGGTTGAGTTTCTTGAAAGTGCATATAAAAAGGAAATAGCAAACAAATACAGTTTTACAAATATATATGGTAAAAACAAAAAGATAATTGATGCTATTGCTCTTGCTCAAAAGGTTGCCCAAACATCTGCAAGCATATTGATTACAGGTGAGAGTGGTACAGGCAAGGAGGTTTTTGCAAAGGCTATACATGAGGCAAGTGGTAGGAGCGGGAACTTCGTTGCAGTAAACTGCAGTGCTATACCCGAACAACTTCTCGAAAGTGAACTTTTTGGATACGTAGAAGGAGCATTTACAGGTGCTGCTAAAAAGGGTAAAATGGGAAAGTTTGAGCTTGCGAATAATGGTACTTTGTTTCTTGATGAAATTGGGGATATGCCTTTTGAGATGCAAGCAAAGCTTTTAAGGGTATTACAGGATGGAATAATCTACAGGCTTGGAAGTGAAAAAGCAATACCAACAAATACAAGGATAATTGCAGCTACCAATAAAGATCTTAAAAAGCTAATAAAGGAAAATAAATTTAGAGATGATTTGTTTTACAGGTTAGCAGTAGTGCAGATTGAACTTCCTCCTCTTAGAGAAAGAAGAGAGGATATTAAAGATCTTGTAAATATTTTTATAAATGATATGGCAGAAAAGGAAAGAATTAAAATTTATAAAGTTGATGAGGAAGTTTATGATATTCTTGAAAGATATTCATGGGAGGGTAATATTAGAGAACTAAAAAATGTAATACAAAGGATGGTTATATTATCTAATGATGGTAATATAAACTTGTCATGCATTCCTGAGTATATATTTAATAGTGGAATACAAAATGTTGATACTTATGAAAATGAATATGACCTTCAAAAAATAGTTGAAAAGGTAGAAAAAGAAACCATTAGAAAGATTTTAAAGATGACTAATGGGAATAAGCAAAAGGCTGCAAAGATATTAAATATAAAAAGAACAACACTTTACTATAAATTAAATCAATATGGACTAAATTAA
- the prdB gene encoding D-proline reductase (dithiol) protein PrdB yields the protein MALTVVKGLQSEIFVPITPPPVWTPVTKPLSEMRIAFATAAGVHLKSDKRFNLAGDFTYRLIPGDCNSQDLMVSHGGYDNGDVNKDINCMFPIDRLRELAAEGFIKEVSPVHAGFMGGGGNQEKFKNETGPAIAKILKEANVDAVVLTAGUGTCHRSAVLVQRAIEESGIPTIIIAALPPVVKQTGTPRAVAPLVPMGANAGKPNDPEMQRNILKDTLKQLIEIDTPGKIVPLPYEYVAKV from the coding sequence ATGGCTTTAACAGTTGTTAAGGGTTTACAGTCAGAAATATTTGTGCCAATAACACCACCACCTGTATGGACTCCTGTTACAAAGCCTCTTAGCGAAATGAGAATTGCTTTTGCAACAGCAGCAGGTGTTCATTTAAAGTCAGACAAAAGATTCAATCTTGCTGGAGACTTTACCTATAGATTAATACCAGGAGATTGCAACTCTCAAGATCTTATGGTATCCCATGGAGGATATGATAATGGTGATGTAAATAAGGATATAAATTGTATGTTCCCAATTGATAGATTGAGGGAACTTGCAGCAGAAGGATTTATAAAGGAAGTATCACCTGTTCACGCTGGCTTTATGGGAGGTGGCGGAAACCAGGAAAAGTTTAAAAATGAAACAGGTCCAGCAATTGCAAAGATATTAAAAGAAGCAAATGTTGATGCTGTAGTTTTAACTGCTGGGTGAGGTACTTGTCACCGTTCAGCTGTACTCGTACAGAGAGCGATTGAGGAATCGGGGATTCCTACAATAATAATTGCAGCATTACCACCAGTTGTTAAACAAACTGGTACACCAAGAGCAGTAGCACCACTTGTTCCAATGGGAGCTAATGCAGGAAAACCAAATGATCCAGAAATGCAAAGAAATATATTAAAAGATACATTAAAGCAGCTTATTGAAATCGATACACCAGGTAAGATAGTTCCATTACCGTATGAATATGTAGCAAAGGTTTAA
- the prdC gene encoding proline reductase-associated electron transfer protein PrdC, whose amino-acid sequence MAKVYSFALKMHVGAPSVPIVKEGQHVKRGECIAQPNGLGAKIHSSISGTVSKITDKEILIEADDVQSDDYVKIKECDDIVEAVYEAGVVGAGGAGFPTHVKLKSQIEDGYIIANCAECEPALHHNIELLEKDPDIVIRGIRYAMKATKAPKGYIAIKGKNKKAIEAIKKSLNASKDIEIKELPDMYPAGEERAVIHSIFGIWLEPTQLPIEAKCVVLNTETLANITRAIEDRKPVIDKDITVVGKLKSGIKPNVFFQVPVGTPIKDLIEKAGGIDGKYGELIIGGPYTGVAKDIETSYLTKISGGAIVTIELPKYEGPLGLLVCACGANEERLRDIAAKMGSKVVGVTKCKNVVEVKGANKCLTPGDCPGQAQGIMYLKKQGAKRVLVSNCSDCTNTVMCCAPKAGLSVYHHTDHVFRTIDYPLTRRLPMEEKK is encoded by the coding sequence GTGGCAAAGGTTTATAGTTTCGCTTTAAAAATGCATGTAGGTGCACCTTCAGTTCCAATTGTTAAGGAAGGACAGCATGTAAAAAGAGGAGAATGCATTGCACAGCCTAATGGTTTAGGTGCTAAGATTCATTCAAGTATTTCAGGAACAGTAAGCAAAATTACAGATAAAGAAATTCTAATTGAAGCTGACGATGTTCAATCTGATGACTATGTAAAAATTAAAGAGTGTGATGACATAGTTGAGGCTGTTTACGAAGCAGGAGTTGTAGGTGCAGGTGGTGCAGGTTTTCCAACCCATGTAAAATTAAAATCACAAATAGAAGATGGGTATATAATTGCTAACTGTGCTGAGTGTGAACCTGCTTTACACCATAATATAGAACTCCTTGAAAAGGATCCGGATATCGTAATTAGGGGTATTCGATATGCGATGAAGGCAACAAAGGCACCAAAAGGATACATTGCAATAAAGGGGAAGAATAAAAAAGCAATTGAAGCAATAAAAAAGTCTCTTAATGCTTCAAAGGACATTGAAATAAAAGAACTTCCTGATATGTATCCTGCAGGAGAGGAAAGAGCAGTTATTCATTCAATTTTTGGAATATGGCTTGAACCAACACAGCTTCCAATTGAAGCAAAATGCGTAGTATTAAACACTGAAACGCTTGCTAATATTACAAGAGCTATTGAAGATAGGAAGCCAGTAATAGATAAGGATATAACTGTTGTTGGGAAACTCAAAAGTGGTATAAAACCTAATGTCTTCTTTCAAGTTCCAGTCGGTACTCCGATAAAGGATTTGATTGAAAAGGCAGGAGGAATTGATGGTAAATATGGTGAGCTAATAATTGGAGGACCATATACAGGAGTAGCAAAGGATATTGAAACATCATATTTAACAAAGATTTCAGGTGGCGCAATTGTCACAATTGAGCTTCCAAAATATGAAGGACCTTTAGGACTTCTTGTTTGTGCTTGTGGTGCAAATGAAGAAAGGCTTAGAGATATTGCAGCTAAAATGGGATCAAAAGTAGTTGGAGTTACTAAGTGTAAAAATGTAGTAGAAGTTAAAGGGGCAAATAAATGCTTAACACCAGGAGACTGCCCAGGGCAAGCACAAGGTATTATGTATCTTAAAAAACAAGGAGCAAAGAGAGTACTTGTATCAAATTGCAGCGATTGTACAAATACTGTAATGTGCTGTGCTCCAAAAGCAGGACTTTCTGTTTACCATCATACAGATCATGTATTTAGAACAATAGATTACCCACTTACTAGAAGATTACCTATGGAAGAAAAGAAATAA
- a CDS encoding CBO2463/CBO2479 domain-containing protein produces MKMKYGDKIIEMQGIIVEVHDGCVSIDLKGRLGFLKIPMRMLITDYPLKVGQEVGFKMSFVEVLSKEPNEKYVSNIEKRRRKEGMD; encoded by the coding sequence ATTAAAATGAAGTATGGTGATAAAATAATTGAAATGCAGGGAATCATAGTTGAAGTACATGATGGCTGTGTTTCAATTGACCTAAAAGGAAGGCTAGGTTTTTTAAAAATCCCAATGAGAATGCTTATAACTGATTATCCTTTAAAGGTAGGTCAAGAAGTAGGCTTTAAGATGAGCTTTGTTGAGGTTTTATCCAAGGAACCTAACGAGAAGTATGTAAGCAATATAGAGAAAAGAAGAAGAAAGGAAGGTATGGATTAA